In Vicinamibacterales bacterium, a genomic segment contains:
- a CDS encoding gas vesicle protein K → MTRGARRVTRAGGAGRAKRPAAGKGAEPAAAREIEAIRKQIQGVAAAPPRWNANPDDVRKSVLKLVLTLVELIRQLLERQAIRRMEAGTLTGDETEAVGLALMRLQDTILDLAKQFDIPPDELNLDLGPIGKLM, encoded by the coding sequence ATGACGCGCGGCGCAAGGCGGGTCACACGGGCAGGAGGTGCCGGACGGGCGAAGCGCCCCGCGGCGGGGAAGGGCGCCGAACCCGCGGCGGCGCGCGAGATCGAAGCGATCAGGAAGCAGATCCAGGGCGTGGCTGCCGCGCCGCCGCGATGGAACGCGAACCCTGACGACGTGCGCAAGTCGGTGTTGAAGCTGGTACTGACCCTGGTCGAGTTGATCCGCCAGCTGCTGGAGCGCCAGGCAATCCGCCGCATGGAGGCGGGCACGCTTACCGGCGACGAGACCGAGGCAGTCGGACTCGCGCTGATGCGGCTGCAGGACACGATCCTCGACCTGGCGAAGCAGTTCGACATTCCGCCGGACGAGTTGAATCTCGATCTCGGACCGATCGGGAAGTTGATGTAG
- a CDS encoding GvpL/GvpF family gas vesicle protein: protein MAWYVFALVDAPPRGAKGKGLSGALGLRPIPGGFAVVERRADVPPAEFAPLQRHQDVVAQLAERVPAILPVRFGTLLDDAAIDEVLEDRGAEIADALAAVRGKVQFTWRRRTAPHAKSSPPRAARSLREGEPSGAEYLRRAARAARAAPPPAWRPLRRKLAPLVAAERYQPATATTPESLYHLVRRDAVKRYAALGAALSDADARLTVTGPWPPFAFAAALL from the coding sequence ATGGCGTGGTACGTGTTCGCGCTGGTCGATGCGCCGCCGCGCGGCGCGAAAGGCAAGGGGTTGTCGGGCGCGCTCGGATTGCGCCCGATCCCCGGCGGATTCGCCGTGGTCGAGCGACGGGCGGATGTGCCTCCCGCGGAATTCGCGCCACTGCAGCGCCACCAGGACGTCGTCGCGCAGCTTGCCGAGCGCGTTCCCGCCATCCTGCCGGTCCGCTTCGGCACGCTGCTGGACGATGCGGCAATCGACGAGGTGCTCGAGGATCGCGGCGCCGAGATCGCGGACGCGCTCGCAGCGGTCCGCGGGAAAGTGCAGTTCACGTGGCGGCGCCGGACCGCCCCGCACGCGAAATCCTCGCCTCCGCGCGCGGCCCGTTCACTCAGAGAAGGGGAGCCGTCCGGCGCGGAGTACCTGCGCCGCGCCGCGAGAGCCGCCAGGGCGGCGCCGCCGCCGGCGTGGCGGCCGCTGCGCCGCAAGCTGGCGCCGCTCGTCGCGGCGGAGCGCTATCAGCCGGCCACCGCGACGACGCCCGAGTCCCTTTACCACCTCGTGCGGCGCGACGCCGTCAAACGCTACGCGGCGCTCGGCGCGGCGCTCAGCGACGCGGATGCGCGATTGACGGTGACGGGGCCGTGGCCGCCCTTCGCCTTCGCGGCGGCACTGCTATGA
- a CDS encoding gas vesicle protein: MKRARAGRAAPLKPARKASTAVASPRLSTVPAEPPPPRPDSPRPAARVAPAKLSVRAPKSASPASRRAARIVEGDEESTLLDLIDNLLGKGVVLNADLILALANVDLVYVRLSALLCAADRILPVRRRHP, from the coding sequence GTGAAACGGGCACGGGCCGGCAGGGCCGCTCCTCTCAAGCCGGCGCGCAAGGCGTCCACCGCCGTCGCCAGCCCGCGTCTCTCGACGGTGCCGGCGGAACCGCCGCCGCCGCGTCCCGACTCGCCCAGGCCCGCCGCGCGGGTCGCCCCGGCGAAGCTCTCCGTCAGAGCGCCGAAGTCCGCGAGTCCCGCCAGCCGCCGCGCCGCGCGCATCGTCGAGGGGGACGAGGAGTCGACGCTGCTCGATCTGATCGACAACCTGCTCGGCAAGGGGGTCGTTCTCAACGCCGATCTCATCCTCGCCCTGGCGAACGTCGACCTCGTCTACGTCCGCCTCTCGGCGCTGCTCTGTGCGGCGGATCGCATCCTGCCGGTGCGGCGCAGACATCCCTGA
- a CDS encoding GvpL/GvpF family gas vesicle protein has product MAKDSATYLYCVVKSARRPAAARAPHGLGGASRPEAHEAGKGLWLIAADVPLAQYGPGRLEPRLQDLDWVATAAVGHEAVVEFFSRPKGSAVIPAKLFTLFSSVDKAIADVAARRASIERVMKRIAGAEEWGIRVTRRPVAPSAEESPRPAPMTGAAFLASRKAARDAAASARTAASAAAEAAFHALARHAREATARDRRPEPGTNPPVLEAAFLVPLSARARFKAEARRQASACDRAAADLALTGPWPAYNFVGDPA; this is encoded by the coding sequence ATGGCCAAGGACTCCGCGACCTATCTCTACTGCGTGGTCAAGAGCGCGCGGCGCCCGGCGGCCGCGCGCGCGCCGCACGGGCTCGGCGGCGCCTCGCGGCCGGAGGCGCACGAGGCCGGCAAGGGGCTTTGGCTGATCGCCGCCGACGTACCGCTGGCGCAGTACGGTCCGGGCAGGCTCGAGCCTCGGCTTCAGGATCTGGACTGGGTCGCGACCGCCGCGGTCGGACACGAAGCCGTAGTCGAGTTCTTCTCGCGCCCGAAGGGCTCCGCGGTCATTCCGGCGAAGCTGTTCACGCTGTTCTCGTCCGTCGACAAGGCAATTGCGGACGTGGCGGCCCGGCGCGCCTCCATCGAGCGGGTGATGAAGCGGATCGCCGGCGCCGAGGAGTGGGGCATCCGCGTGACGCGGCGCCCCGTCGCGCCGTCCGCGGAGGAGAGTCCGCGCCCGGCGCCGATGACGGGTGCGGCGTTCCTCGCATCGCGCAAGGCGGCCCGCGATGCGGCCGCCAGCGCGAGAACGGCGGCGAGCGCGGCCGCGGAAGCGGCGTTCCACGCTCTCGCCAGACACGCGCGCGAGGCGACGGCCCGCGATCGCCGGCCCGAGCCTGGGACCAACCCGCCGGTGCTCGAGGCCGCGTTCCTCGTGCCGCTCTCAGCACGCGCCAGGTTCAAAGCCGAAGCACGCCGCCAGGCGTCTGCCTGCGACCGTGCCGCGGCCGATCTCGCGCTCACCGGGCCGTGGCCCGCCTACAACTTCGTCGGTGATCCCGCGTGA
- a CDS encoding ArsA family ATPase: protein MTKTDDATRTAVRSFEFVGGKGGVGKTTHAAMAAIDAASRGPTLLVTTDPASSLSDVLNASVAAEPSAVPGARQLYAANVDARRAFDRWLARRRGLLAAIAVRGTYLDDEDVSRLLKLSLPGIDEVIGLMEVVRLAGAEEHGGAFDTVVVDTAPTGHTLRLLAAPALLGRVAILLDSLQAHHRAVVSALRGGYRADAADAMIQELDAEGTALSRLLRDRQRTRLTWITLPEPMALEETADALAALERSGITVSRVIVNRMTPEPEGPCTWCTARQAFESRALAPAARRFGGRELLAFPERRHEPRGVAALRAAFKDLAPWRAAATPRRLERRVRMAPLDGPAEAGHRLNSRASRSRQPRQQAASGVNRKLILFGGKGGVGKSTCAAAAALDLARTARVLLLSTDPAHSLGDVFGARFDNVPRPVPGGPPALLVREIDAAAEMARFRDRYIAAVDEAFARIARTASGDRAAFRDLIDLAPPGIDEVMAVAEVAESAIGPQSRYDVVIADTAPTGHALRLLHTPAVLRDWALALMAILLKYREIVGAGTLASLLVQLSKRLRGLQSVLADPAQSRFIVVTRAAAVPIAESMELIAALRPIGVHVGGVVVNAVGRGECGLCRAALAEQRRAIARLRAAVAADGYAIIETPAEIPPPHGAAALSAWRTAWRLT from the coding sequence CTGACCAAGACGGACGACGCAACACGGACGGCAGTACGGTCGTTCGAGTTCGTCGGCGGCAAGGGTGGGGTCGGCAAGACCACGCACGCCGCCATGGCTGCGATCGACGCCGCGTCGCGGGGCCCCACGCTTCTCGTCACCACCGATCCTGCCTCCTCGCTGTCCGACGTCCTGAACGCCTCCGTCGCCGCCGAACCGTCGGCCGTACCGGGCGCGCGGCAGTTGTATGCGGCGAACGTGGATGCGCGCCGTGCGTTCGATCGCTGGCTGGCGCGCCGCCGCGGGCTGCTGGCGGCGATCGCGGTTCGCGGCACGTATCTGGACGATGAGGACGTGTCCCGGCTGCTGAAGCTGTCGCTGCCCGGGATCGACGAAGTGATCGGCCTGATGGAGGTCGTGCGGCTCGCGGGGGCGGAGGAGCACGGCGGAGCGTTCGACACGGTCGTCGTCGATACCGCGCCGACCGGCCATACCCTGCGGCTGCTCGCGGCGCCGGCGCTGCTCGGGCGCGTCGCGATCCTGCTCGATTCGCTCCAGGCCCATCACCGCGCGGTCGTCAGCGCCCTGCGCGGCGGCTACCGCGCCGACGCCGCAGACGCGATGATCCAGGAGCTCGACGCGGAAGGCACGGCGCTGTCGCGTCTGCTGCGCGACAGGCAGCGCACCCGGCTGACCTGGATCACCCTGCCGGAGCCGATGGCGCTGGAAGAGACCGCCGACGCGTTGGCCGCGCTGGAGCGGAGCGGCATCACGGTGTCGCGCGTGATCGTCAACCGGATGACGCCCGAGCCGGAGGGGCCGTGCACCTGGTGCACCGCCCGGCAAGCCTTCGAGTCGCGGGCACTCGCGCCGGCAGCGCGACGGTTCGGCGGACGCGAGCTCCTGGCCTTTCCCGAGCGCCGCCACGAGCCGCGCGGCGTTGCGGCGCTGCGGGCGGCGTTCAAGGACCTCGCGCCGTGGCGCGCCGCCGCGACCCCGCGTCGCCTGGAGCGCCGGGTGAGGATGGCGCCCCTCGATGGTCCCGCTGAAGCCGGACACCGTCTGAACTCCCGAGCCAGCCGGTCTCGCCAGCCGCGCCAGCAGGCGGCTTCCGGCGTGAACCGGAAGCTGATCCTGTTCGGCGGCAAAGGGGGCGTGGGCAAATCGACGTGCGCTGCAGCGGCCGCGCTCGATCTCGCGCGGACCGCGCGGGTGCTGCTGCTGTCGACCGATCCGGCCCACTCGCTCGGCGACGTCTTCGGCGCGCGCTTCGACAACGTGCCGCGTCCCGTTCCCGGCGGTCCGCCGGCCCTGCTGGTGCGCGAGATCGACGCCGCCGCGGAGATGGCGCGTTTCCGAGACAGATACATCGCCGCGGTCGACGAAGCGTTCGCGCGGATCGCGCGCACCGCGTCGGGCGACCGGGCCGCGTTCCGCGACCTCATCGATCTCGCGCCGCCGGGCATCGACGAGGTGATGGCGGTCGCGGAGGTGGCGGAGTCGGCGATCGGACCGCAGAGCCGCTACGACGTCGTCATTGCCGACACGGCGCCGACCGGCCACGCGCTGCGGCTGCTGCACACGCCGGCGGTACTTCGCGACTGGGCGCTCGCGCTCATGGCGATTCTGCTCAAGTACCGCGAAATCGTCGGCGCCGGCACGCTTGCATCGCTGCTGGTGCAGCTCTCGAAACGGCTGCGCGGCCTGCAGAGCGTTCTTGCGGATCCCGCTCAGTCGCGGTTCATCGTGGTGACGCGCGCCGCTGCCGTCCCGATTGCCGAATCCATGGAGCTGATCGCGGCGCTCCGCCCGATCGGGGTTCATGTGGGCGGGGTCGTCGTCAACGCGGTCGGCCGGGGCGAGTGCGGCCTGTGCCGCGCCGCCCTCGCCGAACAGAGGCGGGCCATCGCCCGGCTGCGCGCCGCGGTCGCCGCCGATGGTTACGCTATCATCGAGACGCCGGCCGAGATCCCGCCGCCGCACGGCGCCGCCGCGCTGTCGGCGTGGCGGACCGCGTGGCGGCTCACCTGA
- a CDS encoding gas vesicle protein GvpG, producing the protein MLIIDSLIISGVRFVLDKLAAAVESELNDDGVLRERLLDAQMRLELGELSQDEFDELETEILARIREIKERRRGGEPAAISPKDMKVTGIEATFEGDEH; encoded by the coding sequence GTGCTGATCATCGACTCCCTGATCATCTCGGGCGTGCGGTTCGTCCTCGACAAGCTGGCGGCGGCGGTCGAGAGCGAGCTGAACGACGACGGCGTGCTGCGCGAGCGGCTGCTGGACGCCCAGATGCGGCTCGAGCTCGGCGAGCTGTCGCAGGACGAGTTCGACGAGCTCGAGACCGAGATCCTGGCCCGCATCCGCGAGATCAAGGAGCGCCGGCGCGGCGGCGAGCCGGCCGCGATTTCGCCGAAGGACATGAAGGTCACCGGGATCGAAGCCACGTTCGAAGGCGACGAACACTGA